One Cohnella candidum genomic region harbors:
- a CDS encoding tyrosine-protein kinase family protein — translation MNSNRKRLTEFLSERYVSSEREWIELEFSPTGLLNITIVSDYFSSMNQSERMNDLIQLLDTSYEFGFIYIFTVNEAKELDITRTSKNVEGTPKSWGDLASMVQNEDEQTEGIDSSKNSPDIRTVAFYSYKGGVGRTTALVHVAAILAKRGNKVLIVDLDLEAPSLHMLFKKLSPEPTSGMVDYLYERAYTPANKYNIHISNIIGEMHLENAPGRLFVIPAGTVDYSYITKVDDLRVAALRDKKIWNTFLYDVNEQLHPDIILIDSRTGINEWGAFSLLEAADDIILCMYPNEENYEGLSLISDGLKLLENNSNKTINFVLTKVPSNKDGKKRADVYWEKVRVSLNNYEEDTNDTYSDTDGGEPVVIYYNADIALSETYPIEHLFSVYAPVANLIDEGSEQNKLKVILSGTNRWKIIESLVFESVDAKDEKNDLGKVFQRTSDFDKFIDENTAVIHGQKGTGKTALYWMLLKYSDNAKAIAKGRLDRITPISGHGHFSARPGKEEFRYMYEKLGEKASWEAVWRAYSVLRLYMENKLPPFRNNKYEVIYQALKKVGKRNDIWSHDHTLILISLSSDIEKSILIKDYMQFLNDEFKKKEQITWLLYDDLDEDIQERSAYQNDVLSGLFYFVRSVDAQKLSNIKFKIFIREDIWDRINFTNKSHFNGRDVLLQWSRIDFLRLALRQSFYSSQYKELVDKFFPVQEIDHASEEAILDALQILWGIRREKNRNSKYVGRWVHERLTDASGTTFPRVLGLLLSAAKDHEMQYINQAHVPAPSDRLLRSQSLNAGLISAAKHRSQELREEYPDLVKVFDSLSNFSELCGKKDIETIYKECYKPMDRTLDDFIATLKNIGLVSEDYVKGEIQYRFADMYVHGFGMKRSHGRKL, via the coding sequence ATGAATTCAAATAGGAAGCGCCTTACAGAGTTTCTGTCCGAAAGATATGTGAGCTCTGAGCGGGAATGGATTGAACTTGAATTTTCGCCGACTGGATTATTAAATATTACAATTGTAAGTGATTATTTTTCTTCTATGAATCAATCAGAGCGAATGAATGATCTTATTCAACTTTTAGATACTAGCTATGAGTTTGGATTTATTTATATTTTTACCGTTAACGAAGCGAAAGAATTAGATATTACCCGCACTTCAAAGAATGTAGAGGGAACCCCGAAATCATGGGGCGACTTAGCTTCGATGGTTCAAAATGAAGACGAACAAACTGAAGGTATAGATTCAAGTAAAAATTCACCAGATATTAGAACAGTTGCTTTTTATTCTTATAAGGGAGGAGTGGGTAGGACTACTGCTTTAGTACACGTCGCAGCGATATTAGCTAAACGAGGAAATAAGGTTCTAATTGTAGATTTAGATCTTGAAGCTCCTAGTCTTCACATGCTATTTAAAAAGCTTTCTCCTGAACCTACTTCTGGAATGGTAGATTACTTATATGAGCGAGCTTATACACCAGCTAACAAATATAACATACATATATCAAATATTATTGGAGAAATGCATTTAGAAAATGCACCTGGCAGATTATTTGTAATTCCTGCAGGGACTGTCGACTATTCATATATCACAAAAGTGGACGATTTAAGGGTAGCGGCATTACGTGATAAGAAAATCTGGAATACGTTCTTATATGATGTGAATGAACAGTTGCACCCAGATATAATTCTCATTGATTCCAGAACTGGTATTAATGAGTGGGGCGCCTTTTCACTCCTTGAAGCAGCAGATGATATTATTCTTTGCATGTATCCTAATGAAGAGAATTATGAAGGCTTGAGTCTTATTTCTGATGGGTTAAAATTACTTGAAAATAACAGTAATAAGACTATTAATTTCGTTCTTACCAAGGTTCCGTCGAATAAGGACGGAAAAAAACGAGCAGATGTATATTGGGAAAAAGTTAGAGTTTCACTCAATAATTACGAAGAGGATACTAATGATACTTATTCAGATACTGATGGCGGAGAGCCGGTCGTAATTTACTATAATGCTGATATAGCTCTTTCTGAGACCTACCCAATTGAACATTTATTTTCCGTATATGCTCCCGTTGCCAATTTAATTGATGAGGGGTCTGAGCAAAACAAACTAAAAGTAATTTTATCTGGAACAAACAGGTGGAAAATTATTGAATCTTTGGTTTTTGAGTCGGTTGATGCGAAAGATGAAAAAAACGACTTGGGTAAAGTTTTTCAACGAACATCTGACTTTGATAAATTTATTGATGAAAATACTGCAGTTATTCACGGACAAAAAGGAACGGGAAAAACCGCTTTATATTGGATGTTGCTGAAGTATTCTGATAATGCCAAAGCAATTGCAAAGGGAAGGCTTGATAGAATTACACCTATTTCAGGGCATGGACATTTCTCTGCACGCCCTGGAAAAGAAGAATTTCGTTACATGTATGAAAAACTAGGTGAGAAAGCGTCTTGGGAAGCAGTGTGGCGAGCCTACTCGGTATTAAGACTCTATATGGAAAACAAGTTGCCTCCATTTCGGAACAATAAATATGAAGTAATTTATCAGGCCTTGAAAAAAGTTGGGAAAAGGAATGATATTTGGTCACACGATCATACGTTAATATTGATCAGCTTGTCGTCAGATATTGAAAAAAGTATCCTTATAAAGGATTATATGCAATTTCTGAATGATGAATTTAAGAAGAAAGAGCAGATTACTTGGTTGCTATATGATGATTTAGATGAAGATATCCAAGAAAGAAGTGCGTACCAAAACGATGTTCTGTCGGGACTATTTTACTTTGTCCGTTCTGTAGACGCTCAAAAGCTCTCGAATATTAAATTTAAAATCTTCATCAGGGAAGATATTTGGGACAGAATAAATTTCACAAACAAAAGTCATTTTAATGGTAGAGACGTATTATTGCAGTGGTCACGAATAGATTTCTTAAGGCTAGCATTGCGTCAATCTTTTTATTCCTCACAGTACAAAGAGTTGGTTGATAAATTTTTTCCTGTTCAAGAGATCGATCATGCTTCGGAAGAGGCGATCCTGGACGCGCTTCAAATACTTTGGGGAATTAGGCGAGAGAAGAATAGAAATTCGAAATACGTTGGAAGATGGGTTCATGAGAGATTAACAGATGCTTCGGGAACTACTTTTCCGCGTGTTTTAGGTCTCTTGTTAAGTGCTGCCAAAGATCATGAAATGCAATATATTAATCAAGCACATGTTCCTGCACCTTCAGATCGATTGCTTAGGAGCCAGTCATTAAACGCAGGATTAATTAGTGCAGCCAAACATAGAAGCCAAGAGTTGCGTGAAGAATATCCGGATCTAGTGAAGGTGTTTGACAGTTTATCAAATTTTTCTGAGTTATGCGGCAAAAAGGATATCGAAACAATTTACAAAGAATGTTATAAACCAATGGATAGAACTTTAGATGACTTTATTGCTACTCTCAAGAATATTGGTTTAGTATCAGAAGACTATGTTAAAGGTGAGATACAATACAGGTTTGCAGATATGTATGTTCATGGATTTGGAATGAAGAGAAGTCATGGAAGAAAGTTATAA
- a CDS encoding sigma-70 family RNA polymerase sigma factor, whose protein sequence is MNETAFDSKSFESFKPGLTSFCYRMLGSIDDADDTVQETYIRAWQSWSSFREESSLKTWIYRIASNLCLDKLRQAKRRMLPVDLSDPAVSIIAPTETLPDSTWIWPSPHFGDNPEDVLVRKDNLQLCFIALLQTLPPRQRAVLILKDVYEWSSKQIAETLGMSSAAVNSALQRARETLDRTQLRSDEFSRMDDYPDPNLLSRYVEAFEQFDINALVALFHEEGCMSMPPFAMWIRGREDLSKFFGLTRWHCEGSKFLPVQVNGGYPALAQYMPSKEAPSVLVPWGIHVIEVKDNQVLHVQNFISAKLFSRLGLPEKIHR, encoded by the coding sequence ATGAACGAGACCGCTTTTGATAGCAAGTCATTCGAGAGCTTTAAGCCGGGGTTAACGTCGTTCTGTTATAGAATGCTAGGATCCATTGATGATGCGGACGATACGGTTCAGGAAACCTACATTCGGGCGTGGCAGAGCTGGAGCTCGTTTAGAGAGGAGTCCTCTCTTAAAACATGGATCTACCGCATCGCGTCGAACTTATGCTTGGATAAGTTGAGACAAGCCAAACGCCGAATGCTTCCCGTTGATCTATCCGACCCGGCGGTGTCCATCATTGCACCTACCGAAACGCTGCCGGACTCGACGTGGATTTGGCCTTCCCCTCATTTCGGAGACAATCCGGAAGACGTTCTTGTTCGCAAAGACAACCTTCAACTCTGCTTTATCGCGCTCTTGCAAACGTTGCCCCCGCGCCAACGGGCCGTTCTCATCTTGAAGGACGTATACGAATGGTCGTCCAAACAAATCGCGGAAACGTTAGGAATGTCGTCAGCAGCGGTGAACAGCGCGTTGCAAAGAGCCAGGGAAACATTGGATCGAACGCAGCTTCGTTCCGACGAATTCAGCAGGATGGATGACTACCCGGATCCTAATCTTCTTTCACGGTATGTGGAAGCGTTCGAGCAATTCGATATCAACGCGCTTGTCGCGTTGTTCCATGAGGAAGGCTGCATGTCTATGCCGCCATTCGCCATGTGGATACGCGGGAGAGAAGATCTGTCCAAGTTCTTTGGGCTTACTCGTTGGCATTGCGAGGGGTCAAAATTCTTGCCGGTTCAAGTGAACGGTGGTTATCCTGCGTTGGCGCAATATATGCCGAGTAAAGAGGCACCATCCGTCTTGGTCCCTTGGGGTATCCACGTCATTGAAGTCAAAGACAATCAAGTGCTCCACGTTCAAAACTTCATCAGCGCAAAATTATTTTCCCGGTTGGGGCTCCCCGAAAAAATCCACCGATGA
- a CDS encoding DHA2 family efflux MFS transporter permease subunit gives MSNQSNAASRVEGAPFSMKAIMGPMMAIVVGMIMVILDSTVMNIAVPVLMHDFGTTVNTMQWSITAYTLALSAVIPLAGWLTDRFGAKQIFLITIFLFTAGSLLCSFAATPEQLIVYRIIQGIGGGMVQPIGMAIIFKLAPPNKQGAVMGMLGIPMMLGPALGPVLGGYLLEYATWHWIFLINLPIGIIAILVGLKFLPRVERKTVPALDFWGMLLAPIAFATLSYAVSEGGKDWGSKNTIVSLIVGIVALLLFIIVELRHRQPLLELRVFKSWDFTLGIVTSWLSTMALFGSFLFVPMYMQQVFHYAPLKTGFMILPQVAMTGLFMPFGGKLFDKFGARAVSVVGIALISAGMFYMSQIQADSGAGYVITATMIMGAGMGLSMMPVNTHILKVAPRHLVGRVTPLTSAAQQVVVSFAVAGLASYMSTRVVDHMAANKGDAAVSLVSAFGDTFFIAGCIGAAGALLALLLRKPKVAEDAEASDQAQAPVMMGH, from the coding sequence TTGTCTAACCAATCGAATGCAGCTTCTAGAGTAGAGGGCGCGCCGTTCTCTATGAAAGCGATCATGGGTCCGATGATGGCGATCGTCGTCGGAATGATCATGGTCATACTCGACAGTACGGTAATGAACATTGCCGTGCCGGTTTTGATGCATGATTTCGGTACCACCGTCAATACGATGCAATGGTCGATTACGGCTTATACGTTGGCGCTTTCAGCGGTCATTCCGTTGGCCGGCTGGCTGACCGATCGATTCGGCGCCAAACAAATCTTTCTGATTACGATTTTTTTGTTCACGGCAGGCTCCCTTCTTTGTTCCTTTGCTGCGACGCCTGAACAACTGATTGTTTACCGAATTATCCAAGGAATCGGCGGAGGCATGGTGCAGCCGATCGGGATGGCGATTATTTTCAAGCTCGCTCCACCTAACAAACAAGGAGCGGTCATGGGAATGCTCGGCATACCGATGATGCTAGGACCCGCGCTCGGTCCGGTACTGGGCGGTTATTTGCTGGAATACGCGACTTGGCACTGGATCTTCCTGATCAATCTGCCGATCGGTATTATCGCGATCCTGGTCGGCCTCAAATTTTTGCCGAGAGTGGAACGCAAAACCGTGCCGGCACTCGATTTTTGGGGGATGCTTCTTGCGCCGATCGCGTTCGCTACCCTATCCTACGCGGTTAGCGAAGGAGGCAAGGACTGGGGTTCCAAGAATACGATCGTCAGCCTGATCGTGGGGATCGTCGCGTTGCTGTTATTCATTATCGTTGAGCTTCGCCACCGACAACCGTTGTTGGAGCTGCGGGTGTTTAAGTCCTGGGACTTCACCTTGGGCATTGTCACGTCTTGGTTATCGACCATGGCATTGTTCGGGTCATTCTTGTTCGTGCCGATGTACATGCAGCAGGTCTTTCATTATGCGCCGCTGAAAACCGGATTCATGATCCTGCCGCAAGTCGCGATGACGGGACTGTTCATGCCGTTCGGCGGAAAGCTGTTCGACAAATTCGGCGCCCGCGCCGTGAGCGTGGTCGGTATCGCGTTAATTTCGGCAGGCATGTTCTACATGTCGCAAATTCAAGCGGATTCGGGAGCGGGATACGTGATCACGGCGACGATGATCATGGGCGCAGGCATGGGGCTGTCCATGATGCCGGTGAACACGCATATCTTGAAAGTGGCGCCGCGCCATCTCGTGGGTCGGGTAACGCCGCTTACGTCGGCCGCCCAGCAAGTCGTGGTTTCGTTCGCCGTTGCGGGATTGGCAAGTTACATGAGTACGCGGGTCGTGGATCATATGGCCGCGAACAAGGGCGATGCAGCAGTTTCGCTCGTCTCGGCTTTCGGGGATACGTTCTTCATCGCCGGATGCATCGGCGCGGCCGGTGCCTTGTTGGCCCTTCTGCTTCGGAAACCCAAAGTTGCGGAAGACGCGGAGGCATCGGATCAAGCCCAAGCTCCCGTCATGATGGGGCATTAA
- a CDS encoding NAD(P)-dependent alcohol dehydrogenase → MKAYVYTKYGPPDVLQLREIEKPEPKDNEIRVKVFVTTVTVADIRTRSFTIPRSVWLPARFALGLRKPRKAILGMELAGEVEAVGKDVKRFRRGDQVFAATLVGFGAYAEYKCLREDGAVAIKPSNITYEEAAAIPIGARTALHYLRKANLQSGQKALIYGASGSVGTYAVQLAKHFGAHVTGVCSSANVEMVKSLGADEVIDYTKEDFSARGGTYDLVFDAVNKSSFAACMKSLKTNGVYINVTQPLPDLRMLWTQITSKKKLILGQNSPETAEALDYLKALVEAGRLKVVIDRAYTFDKMIEAHQYVDQGHKKGNVVVTVQA, encoded by the coding sequence ATGAAAGCGTACGTATATACGAAGTACGGGCCGCCGGATGTTCTCCAGCTCAGAGAAATCGAAAAACCTGAGCCAAAGGACAATGAGATTCGGGTGAAAGTGTTTGTTACAACCGTTACGGTTGCAGATATTCGGACTCGGAGCTTTACGATTCCCCGTTCCGTATGGCTGCCTGCGCGATTCGCGCTTGGGCTACGCAAACCAAGAAAAGCGATATTAGGAATGGAACTGGCCGGAGAAGTCGAAGCGGTTGGCAAAGACGTGAAGCGATTCCGAAGAGGTGACCAGGTATTTGCCGCCACTCTGGTGGGTTTTGGTGCTTATGCAGAGTATAAGTGCCTGCGCGAGGATGGGGCGGTGGCCATAAAGCCGAGCAACATTACATATGAAGAAGCGGCAGCTATTCCAATCGGAGCCCGTACCGCCCTGCACTATCTTAGAAAAGCGAACCTGCAGAGCGGACAAAAAGCTCTTATTTATGGAGCTTCGGGAAGCGTAGGTACTTATGCGGTACAGCTTGCCAAACATTTCGGTGCGCATGTGACGGGGGTATGCAGTTCGGCGAACGTGGAGATGGTCAAATCACTGGGGGCCGACGAGGTCATTGATTATACGAAAGAAGATTTTTCCGCTCGAGGCGGGACGTATGATTTGGTTTTCGATGCAGTGAATAAGAGTTCGTTCGCAGCTTGCATGAAATCGCTAAAGACGAACGGTGTCTATATCAATGTCACGCAACCTTTGCCGGATCTGCGGATGTTATGGACTCAGATAACAAGCAAAAAGAAGCTGATCCTCGGCCAAAACTCCCCCGAAACGGCAGAAGCTCTAGATTATCTTAAAGCGCTTGTCGAGGCGGGTCGGCTGAAAGTGGT
- a CDS encoding SRPBCC family protein, which yields METNSPTKVTVQAVIQAPVDKVWRYWTEPSHITQWNQASEDWHAPRAENDLRVGGKFTTRMEAKDGSMGFDFGGTYDVVKQHETISYTIGDGRKVDITFVDQGNTTTVIETFDAESTHPVEFQQAGWQAILNNFKRYAEESE from the coding sequence ATGGAAACGAATAGCCCGACGAAAGTAACCGTGCAGGCCGTCATTCAAGCACCTGTAGACAAAGTATGGAGATATTGGACCGAGCCGAGTCACATTACCCAGTGGAATCAAGCTTCGGAGGATTGGCACGCGCCAAGAGCGGAGAATGATCTTCGGGTCGGCGGCAAGTTTACGACAAGAATGGAAGCGAAAGACGGCAGCATGGGCTTTGATTTTGGAGGCACTTACGATGTAGTAAAGCAACATGAGACGATTTCCTACACGATCGGAGACGGAAGGAAAGTGGATATTACCTTCGTCGATCAAGGAAACACGACGACGGTCATTGAAACTTTCGATGCCGAAAGCACCCACCCCGTGGAGTTTCAGCAGGCGGGCTGGCAAGCGATTCTAAATAATTTTAAAAGATATGCCGAAGAATCAGAGTAA